From Lujinxingia litoralis, one genomic window encodes:
- a CDS encoding VOC family protein, translated as MDTYPRLSALRLRVRHLAPLLRFYKEVVGLAAEHQSEAGQVALGGEGASPILKFEEAPDAPERPEHSAGLFHLALRVPDRGALGGVLQRIEEAGYRLWGASDHRVSEALYLRDPGGHGLEIYRDRPEEEWPVGSDGRVQMETLALDLEALRGEANAGEAGEAPEIELGHVHLEVSDLAAMQRFCEVVLGMKERARQPDAIFLAWGGYHHHIAANVWRRCRLPARPDALGLAAICVAWETRAEVEAALQRAAGEHALGVEAQLSQGRVIGPDGIRWELASGAR; from the coding sequence ATGGACACCTATCCCCGGTTGAGCGCGCTTCGGCTGCGCGTGCGTCACCTGGCGCCCCTGTTGCGTTTTTATAAGGAGGTGGTGGGGTTGGCGGCCGAGCACCAGTCGGAGGCCGGGCAGGTTGCGCTGGGGGGGGAGGGGGCGTCGCCGATACTAAAGTTTGAGGAGGCGCCCGACGCTCCGGAGCGGCCGGAGCACTCGGCGGGGCTCTTTCATCTGGCGTTGCGGGTTCCCGATCGAGGCGCGCTCGGGGGCGTGCTGCAGCGCATTGAAGAGGCCGGGTATCGTCTGTGGGGAGCCTCGGATCACCGGGTGAGCGAGGCGTTGTACCTTCGGGATCCCGGAGGGCACGGGCTGGAGATTTACCGCGATCGGCCCGAAGAGGAGTGGCCGGTGGGGAGCGATGGCCGGGTGCAGATGGAGACGCTGGCGCTGGATCTGGAGGCGCTGCGGGGGGAGGCCAACGCGGGTGAGGCTGGCGAGGCCCCCGAGATTGAGCTGGGGCATGTGCATCTGGAGGTCAGCGATCTGGCGGCGATGCAGCGGTTCTGTGAGGTGGTGCTCGGGATGAAGGAGCGGGCGCGCCAGCCGGACGCGATCTTTTTAGCGTGGGGAGGCTATCACCATCATATCGCCGCCAACGTCTGGCGTCGGTGTCGCCTGCCGGCTCGGCCCGATGCGCTGGGGCTGGCGGCGATCTGCGTGGCCTGGGAGACGCGGGCGGAGGTGGAGGCCGCGCTGCAGCGGGCCGCCGGGGAACATGCGCTGGGCGTGGAGGCGCAACTGAGTCAGGGCCGGGTGATCGGGCCCGACGGGATTCGCTGGGAGTTGGCGTCGGGCGCCCGATAA
- a CDS encoding HPF/RaiA family ribosome-associated protein yields MNIQVNTDSSIQGDERLEEIVDTIVSNRIERFRHDVTRVEVHLRDENAQKGGADDKHCTMEARVEGLSPLAVSHNADELRAAITGAARKLEHALDSALGKRKEHR; encoded by the coding sequence ATGAACATTCAGGTCAACACCGATAGCAGCATTCAGGGCGATGAGCGTCTCGAAGAGATCGTGGACACCATTGTCAGCAACCGGATTGAGCGTTTTCGCCACGACGTGACCCGCGTTGAGGTTCATCTGCGCGATGAAAACGCCCAGAAGGGAGGCGCAGACGATAAGCACTGCACCATGGAAGCCCGGGTCGAAGGGCTTTCGCCGCTGGCGGTGTCTCATAACGCCGATGAGTTGCGGGCGGCGATCACCGGGGCGGCGCGCAAGCTGGAGCACGCGCTCGACAGTGCGCTGGGCAAGCGTAAGGAGCATCGTTGA
- a CDS encoding protein kinase domain-containing protein, with protein MKNDTLPPGSAVGQYQVIRKLGEGAAGQVYLARHKILEREFALKVLHPEWVGNEQLTRRFFQEARHATRLKHPNIVGVITADQHDDFYYLVMEYVDGDCLEAIISERKRLPADQAVSYLIGILRGLEHAHQQGMLHRDVKADNIMVDRVSGTARLLDFGLVKDVEASQKLTAQHAVVGTPYYMPPEQWRSEDIDVRADLFSAGVTLYYALTGRFPFPGRSPLAVAHRLMSEPHDALGDLLIDGEPRSAPELEALLDRALARERAGRPESAAAFADELEAWLAKIRPSHTPHTARPARTNQTSAIASFLNSHEPAMSDSPNLVTEPVEIAPNTYWVGKRPPNEIFYANPFLRHFPGKNGSEDFNLIIDPGSTKDFSVVQAKVGRVIGSVNRLSSIFINHQDPDVGSSVGVLLGRHTPNAHVLCTEDTWRLIQYYNVPRERFVALERFPRGIKLPTGDVVRPVPSPFCHFVGAMMLYDPTTRVLFTGDLFGSLTDKNAEGLYVDESDWAGMRAFHQIYMPTQGAVRYALKKIRELSPAVEIIAPQHGRVLRGPWVQKYMDRLWNLPVGLDILDDRHSTPEELRAWTTVLNRLVEVARQALGDEVYTVLESDPNLSGILTVQSGNVEITSLGKTTVERAVRLLCEHVRADVASAIKYEAVYSATELGLPTPMVEIDEDAPEHASESQLDAIVDSALEGGFSKV; from the coding sequence GTGAAGAATGACACGCTCCCCCCCGGCAGCGCCGTAGGCCAGTATCAGGTGATTCGTAAACTCGGCGAAGGCGCGGCCGGCCAGGTCTACCTGGCTCGCCATAAAATCCTGGAGCGGGAGTTTGCCCTCAAAGTCCTCCATCCGGAGTGGGTCGGAAACGAGCAGCTCACCCGCCGCTTCTTCCAGGAGGCCCGCCACGCCACTCGCCTGAAGCACCCCAACATCGTGGGCGTGATCACCGCCGACCAGCACGATGACTTCTATTACCTGGTCATGGAGTACGTCGACGGCGACTGCCTGGAAGCCATCATCAGCGAGCGCAAGCGCCTGCCGGCCGACCAGGCCGTCAGCTATCTGATCGGCATCCTGCGTGGCCTGGAGCACGCCCACCAGCAGGGCATGCTCCACCGCGACGTCAAAGCCGATAACATCATGGTCGATCGCGTCAGCGGCACCGCGCGCCTGCTCGACTTCGGCCTGGTCAAAGACGTGGAGGCCTCTCAGAAGCTCACCGCGCAGCACGCCGTGGTGGGCACGCCCTACTACATGCCGCCGGAGCAATGGCGCAGTGAAGACATCGACGTGCGCGCCGACCTCTTCTCGGCAGGCGTGACCCTGTACTACGCGCTGACCGGGCGCTTCCCCTTCCCCGGACGCTCTCCGCTGGCTGTGGCCCACCGCCTGATGAGCGAGCCTCACGATGCCCTGGGCGACCTGCTCATCGATGGTGAGCCACGCTCGGCCCCCGAACTCGAAGCCCTCCTGGACCGGGCCCTGGCCCGGGAGCGCGCCGGCAGGCCCGAATCGGCCGCCGCCTTCGCCGACGAGCTCGAAGCCTGGCTGGCAAAAATCCGCCCCTCCCACACCCCGCACACCGCTCGCCCGGCCCGCACCAATCAGACCAGCGCCATCGCCTCTTTCCTCAACTCCCACGAGCCCGCCATGTCCGACTCTCCCAATCTGGTCACCGAACCCGTCGAGATCGCCCCGAACACCTACTGGGTCGGAAAGCGCCCGCCCAATGAGATCTTTTACGCCAACCCCTTCCTGCGCCATTTCCCCGGCAAAAACGGCAGCGAAGACTTCAACCTGATCATCGATCCGGGCTCCACCAAAGACTTCAGCGTGGTGCAGGCCAAGGTCGGTCGCGTCATCGGCAGCGTGAACCGACTCAGCTCGATCTTCATCAACCATCAGGACCCCGACGTGGGCTCCTCCGTCGGTGTGCTCCTGGGACGCCATACCCCCAACGCCCACGTCTTGTGCACCGAAGATACCTGGCGGCTGATCCAGTACTACAACGTGCCCCGCGAGCGCTTCGTGGCGTTGGAGCGCTTCCCGCGCGGCATCAAGCTGCCCACCGGCGACGTGGTGCGCCCGGTGCCCAGCCCCTTCTGCCACTTTGTGGGCGCGATGATGCTCTACGATCCCACCACCCGGGTGCTCTTTACCGGCGACCTCTTCGGCAGCCTGACCGATAAAAACGCCGAAGGGCTCTACGTCGACGAATCCGACTGGGCCGGGATGCGCGCCTTCCACCAGATCTACATGCCCACCCAGGGCGCGGTGCGCTACGCCCTCAAAAAAATCCGCGAACTCTCCCCGGCCGTCGAGATCATCGCCCCGCAACACGGGCGCGTGCTGCGCGGCCCCTGGGTCCAGAAATACATGGACCGCCTGTGGAACCTCCCGGTGGGACTGGACATCCTCGACGATCGCCACAGCACCCCCGAAGAACTGCGCGCCTGGACCACCGTGCTCAACCGCCTGGTGGAAGTCGCTCGCCAGGCCCTGGGCGACGAGGTCTACACCGTGCTGGAGTCCGACCCCAACTTAAGCGGCATCCTCACGGTGCAGTCGGGCAACGTCGAGATCACCTCGCTGGGCAAGACCACCGTGGAGCGCGCCGTCCGCCTGCTCTGCGAGCATGTGCGCGCCGACGTGGCCAGCGCCATCAAGTACGAGGCCGTCTACTCGGCCACCGAACTCGGCCTGCCCACCCCGATGGTCGAGATCGATGAAGACGCCCCCGAACACGCCAGCGAGTCGCAACTCGATGCCATCGTGGACTCGGCGCTCGAAGGCGGCTTCTCCAAAGTCTGA